TGGATGGTCTCGACATCGCTCAGATTCCAGAAGCCGAGAGCCGTATTCGATTGGCCGTCCGTGATGACGTCCCGGAGATCTGTGCGCAGATCGAGGAAGGGCAGTCGCTGGACGACGCGGCACGCGCAGCGCTTCTGCGTGTCGCTCGAGCGGCAGTTCAGTCAATCACAATGAACCACGAGGCTGGAGATGGAGACGCTTGAATCGCTACGTCGGCAGATTAACAGCACCCGGCGCCTGCGGTCGGTCGTTCGCACGATGAAGGTGCTGTCGCTCACCAGCATCCGGCAGTGCGAGCGGGCGGTCGAGGCGCTTGAGGCGTACGACGAGACTGTGCAACTCGGCTTGCGTGCGGCCGTGCGGAGGCGTCATCGGCTCCCAGTTCTTCGTGAAAGCTCATCGTCGCGACCCCAGCCCGTGGCCATAATCGTGATCGGGTCCACATGGGGAATGTGCGGCCGGTTCAACGAACAGCTTGCTGAGCGTGTGGCCCGAGAGATGGACGATCTCCACCAACAGCAGGTGACGCTCCTCGCGCTGGGCGATTACGTTTCAGGTCCGTTGGAGCGACACGGAGTTGTGCCGGATGCGCACGGGGCGACGCCGGAATCAGTCGAGGGGATCACCCGGCGTGTTGAAGAGCTGCTGCTCCGTGTTGAAGCGTGGAGAAGGGAGGACGGAATCGACCGCTTGCTGCTGTTCTACAATGACCCTGCGTCTGGTTCGATGTACGACGCCAACGTGCGACAGCTACTTCCGATTGATGTCGCATGGCTTCGGGGATTGCGCGAGCAGGCGTGGCCGACGAAGATGCTGCCGAACTTCCGAACCGAGTGGGAGTCGTTGTTTTCCGCACTGGTCCGCGAATATCTGTTCGTCTCACTACACCGATCGTTTGCGGAGTCGCTGGCCAGTGAGCATAGCAGCCGACTTGCGGCGATGCAACGTGCCGAAACCAACGTGGACGAGCGCCTGCAGTCGCTGAATGCGCGCTTTCACCGTCAACGACAGACAGCCGTTACGGCGGAGGTGCTCGACATTATGGGCGGATTCGAAGCGCTGCAAACCCCTGGAGATCGTTGATAAATGTTGGTGTGCGACTCGCATAGGACAGAGACCACGAATGGTGAGGTGCTTCATGCAGTGCGAGCACGACACGAAAGGTGAGTGAGTCACGCCCCGACCTTCATCCGTTGTTGAGGCCGTCGATCGGACCGAGGCTCGTGAGCGGACCAATAGATTTAAGTTTCTGCGCTGCCACTTCCATCCCGATGCGGGCTCCTTCCGCCGGTGTGCAATTTCGGATCTGAGCCGAGAGAAAGCCTCCCCAGAACGCGTCGCCGGCTCCCGTCGCGTCGGCGATGTCTGGTACCGGTGTAGCGGGCAACTCGGCGTGGGACGCACCGTCGTTCCAGGAGACCCGGCAGCCGTCGGGTCCCCGCGTCAGGCAGACGGACTCAGCGCCCCAATCATGAAGGCGATGTACTCCTCGAACGCCCTGATCCGTTGGCCCAAAAAGGCGACGAAGGTCATCATCGCTTACTTTGACGTACGACGCATTGCCCACCACGTCCTTCAGAATAGAAATGGCTTCGTCACGGTCCGGCCAGATTCTGGGCGCATAGTTTACATCGATGGACCGTTTGGCTCCACCATCTTTGGCGATACGAAACAGGGACAGAATCGTGCTCCGTGCTGGCTCGCGACTAAGCGCGAACGCAGTCGTGTGAACGATCCGCGCGTCACGGAGCACCTCGGCGTCGACCTGTGAGATGTCGAGGTGCATATCGGCGTGCCGGTAGGCGATGAACTCCGAGGTTCCCGCACTGCGTGAAAGTAGCACACAGGACGTTGGTGCATGCTTGGTCGTACGGACAAAGTCCGTATCTACGCCGGCTTCGTCCAGCTCGCGCTTCAGAAAGTCGCCGAGTCCATCGTTTCCGACGCTGGCTATAATCGCGGTACGACAACCGGCGAGCGCGGCTGTGCGCACCAGGTTGGCAGGACTGCCGCCCTGCTGACGTTCAAAGGTCGAAGTTTTCTCAAGCGTACCTTCAGGATCTGCACCAATCAGGTCGACGAGGAGTTCGCCAATCGCGATAACGTCGAAGGTCGGAAGGTTCGGTTCCATCTGAGAGCGTGGGGAAGAGAGGGCTGGAAAAGGAATGTTTGCGGAGGATCAATCACCCCAGCGAAGAGGGACTACCAGAACATCGCCAAGACGATTGCGATAAGGCCCAGAAGAACGGCCGATTGGATAAAGAAATTCTGGTACCAGGGAAGGCGATTGACGTGGGCGACCTGCTCACGGAACGTGGCGGGCGTCCAAGTATACTCTGCGACTTGATCCGGATCCGGTTCCTCCCCCATGAGGCTCACGACAATGATTGTAGTGACGCTGATGGCCAGGAGAATGGCAGGAATGTAGAGGAACTGGATGGAGAAGAGCCCGAGACCGTACTGCATGACCGCCATGCTGATCGCGGCCGCGTGCCCGACGATGAGACCCGCAAACGCGCTGTGCCGGTTGGCACGAGACCAGAAAAGACC
This DNA window, taken from Longibacter salinarum, encodes the following:
- a CDS encoding carbohydrate kinase family protein — protein: MEPNLPTFDVIAIGELLVDLIGADPEGTLEKTSTFERQQGGSPANLVRTAALAGCRTAIIASVGNDGLGDFLKRELDEAGVDTDFVRTTKHAPTSCVLLSRSAGTSEFIAYRHADMHLDISQVDAEVLRDARIVHTTAFALSREPARSTILSLFRIAKDGGAKRSIDVNYAPRIWPDRDEAISILKDVVGNASYVKVSDDDLRRLFGPTDQGVRGVHRLHDWGAESVCLTRGPDGCRVSWNDGASHAELPATPVPDIADATGAGDAFWGGFLSAQIRNCTPAEGARIGMEVAAQKLKSIGPLTSLGPIDGLNNG
- a CDS encoding F0F1 ATP synthase subunit gamma, yielding METLESLRRQINSTRRLRSVVRTMKVLSLTSIRQCERAVEALEAYDETVQLGLRAAVRRRHRLPVLRESSSSRPQPVAIIVIGSTWGMCGRFNEQLAERVAREMDDLHQQQVTLLALGDYVSGPLERHGVVPDAHGATPESVEGITRRVEELLLRVEAWRREDGIDRLLLFYNDPASGSMYDANVRQLLPIDVAWLRGLREQAWPTKMLPNFRTEWESLFSALVREYLFVSLHRSFAESLASEHSSRLAAMQRAETNVDERLQSLNARFHRQRQTAVTAEVLDIMGGFEALQTPGDR